A window of Thermosynechococcus sp. NK55a contains these coding sequences:
- a CDS encoding Holliday junction resolvase RuvX encodes MIKMGRTKYFLGFDPGQDKCGLALALGQEVVRHEVVASDRAIACVQQWHQAYPFEQVIIGNQTTSRRWQQQLQAALAVEIIPVDERNSTLEARDRYWQLFPPRSWQRLIPKGLRVPPRPIDDIVAIVLLERYCGYPLLLSQRQ; translated from the coding sequence ATGATAAAAATGGGTCGCACTAAGTATTTTTTGGGGTTTGATCCGGGGCAAGACAAGTGCGGTCTAGCCCTTGCCCTTGGTCAAGAAGTGGTGCGCCATGAAGTGGTGGCCAGCGATCGCGCGATCGCCTGTGTGCAGCAGTGGCACCAAGCCTACCCCTTTGAACAGGTGATTATAGGCAATCAAACCACCTCCCGCCGGTGGCAGCAGCAACTGCAAGCAGCTTTAGCTGTGGAAATTATTCCAGTGGATGAGCGCAATAGTACCCTAGAGGCCCGCGATCGCTATTGGCAACTCTTTCCACCCCGCAGTTGGCAACGGCTCATTCCCAAGGGGTTGCGCGTGCCCCCCCGCCCCATTGACGACATTGTGGCTATTGTTTTATTGGAACGCTACTGTGGCTATCCTCTGCTGCTCAGTCAGAGGCAATAA